From a region of the Maridesulfovibrio ferrireducens genome:
- a CDS encoding chloride channel protein codes for MSPLLNLRVWKEIARSYKNISSFRWLLLGVLVGLLSGILAVAFFAAVEYGKFIFLHQLAGMTLPAPAGEEIFHGPAGQLRPWVIPVCTMTVGLITGWLVNKYIPETISGGTDGTDATIKCFHQGSGLMRPIVPIIKGITSVFTIATGGSAGREGPITQMGAGIGSWIAQKLKLSAKERRILLLAGAAGGLGAIFRAPLGGALTAVEVIYREDFESEAILPSVLSSVVSYSLFTLFYGAEPIFGIPRFVFHDPREMIFYIILAFACTLVGWMYIRTFRFIKYSIFFKIKDRLGLMWATGLGGLMMGLMGMFFPQLLSGGYGWLEMAIMGEIPIMMMIAIILGKTVATSMTIGSGMSGGMFAPALFVGGMTGGIVGQVAGKYYPDIATQPGAYVLVGMAAFFAGVAKAPIGPLIMVCELTQGYGLLAPLMLASALCIVLGRNCSLYEHQVDNKFDSPAHIEDSTINILEQLHVDTHFKPGRVTTLEEGTTLKALRDIIANTNELYFPVKNDEGTITGILTIQNVRNHLFNQDLFDLILAKDLATKPATLKEDDDLYTALLKFVDTDYGQIPVVSEDDPNHIIGIINRENVFRAYAKAIKELHED; via the coding sequence ATGAGCCCCCTTCTCAACCTGCGCGTCTGGAAAGAAATTGCGCGATCATACAAAAATATCAGCTCATTCAGATGGCTTTTACTCGGTGTGCTGGTCGGACTACTCTCAGGCATCTTAGCGGTCGCTTTTTTCGCCGCCGTTGAATACGGAAAATTTATATTTTTACACCAACTGGCGGGTATGACCTTACCGGCCCCTGCGGGTGAAGAAATTTTCCACGGCCCTGCCGGTCAACTACGCCCATGGGTCATTCCTGTCTGCACAATGACAGTAGGATTAATCACAGGGTGGCTGGTCAACAAATATATCCCTGAAACAATCTCCGGCGGTACAGACGGTACTGACGCAACCATCAAATGCTTCCATCAGGGAAGCGGATTAATGCGTCCTATCGTTCCCATAATCAAAGGAATCACTTCGGTTTTCACAATTGCAACCGGTGGTAGTGCCGGACGCGAAGGCCCTATTACCCAAATGGGAGCCGGTATCGGTTCATGGATCGCGCAAAAGCTTAAACTCTCTGCCAAAGAACGCAGAATTCTACTGCTTGCCGGTGCTGCCGGAGGACTCGGAGCAATATTCCGCGCCCCCCTCGGAGGCGCATTGACCGCCGTAGAAGTTATCTACCGCGAAGATTTTGAATCAGAAGCAATCCTGCCTTCCGTTCTTTCCTCTGTTGTTTCTTATTCACTTTTCACTCTGTTTTACGGAGCAGAGCCTATTTTCGGAATTCCAAGATTTGTTTTTCATGATCCTCGCGAAATGATCTTCTATATAATTCTGGCTTTCGCGTGCACCTTAGTAGGGTGGATGTACATCCGCACTTTCCGTTTCATTAAGTACTCAATTTTCTTTAAGATAAAAGACCGTCTCGGTCTCATGTGGGCAACTGGACTCGGCGGACTGATGATGGGACTGATGGGAATGTTTTTCCCGCAGCTTCTCTCAGGCGGTTACGGCTGGCTGGAAATGGCGATCATGGGTGAAATCCCCATTATGATGATGATCGCAATTATTCTGGGTAAAACAGTCGCAACATCCATGACCATAGGTTCTGGAATGAGTGGTGGTATGTTCGCCCCCGCACTATTTGTAGGAGGCATGACGGGTGGTATTGTCGGACAGGTTGCCGGAAAATATTATCCCGATATTGCCACACAGCCCGGTGCATATGTACTTGTAGGCATGGCGGCTTTTTTTGCAGGAGTGGCAAAGGCTCCAATCGGCCCGCTTATCATGGTCTGCGAGCTTACACAGGGTTACGGACTGCTCGCGCCGCTGATGCTGGCTTCCGCTCTCTGTATCGTACTGGGGCGCAATTGCTCACTGTACGAGCATCAAGTCGACAACAAGTTTGACTCCCCAGCTCATATTGAGGATTCAACTATCAATATCCTTGAACAGCTTCACGTTGATACCCACTTCAAACCGGGCAGAGTAACCACCCTTGAAGAAGGCACAACTCTGAAAGCTTTGAGAGATATTATTGCGAACACCAATGAATTGTACTTTCCAGTCAAAAATGATGAAGGCACAATTACAGGTATTCTGACTATTCAAAACGTCAGAAATCACCTCTTCAATCAAGATCTCTTCGACCTTATCCTTGCCAAGGATTTAGCAACAAAGCCTGCAACACTGAAAGAGGATGACGATTTATATACTGCGCTGCTCAAATTCGTAGACACAGATTACGGACAAATTCCGGTTGTATCGGAAGATGACCCGAATCACATTATAGGCATCATCAATCGTGAGAATGTGTTTAGAGCTTACGCAAAGGCAATTAAAGAACTACACGAAGATTAA
- a CDS encoding DUF4917 family protein, which translates to MPLMTFEQAIASCEERKNVLLGNGFSMAYSADMFSYSSLYEKADIDQRYEEIAAIFNELDCRDFETVMNSLNSAAFVGAIYDCNELVVGKMNESIQNLKDLLISSIANTHPTACHYINENKYKNTRKFLLNFSSYFTTNYDLLLYWSLQNHEDGIRLDRTDGFLRPNETLSWEKGNNQNSYYLHGAMHLYKDKASPDIEKLAYTEIGNPLTEQVRSKIDNGAFPIFISEGRSLAKLRKIEENKYLLHCLEKFREIQGTLFIHGHSFSTNDDHIWDSISNNNRIERLFVSIYGDENSQDNIAIKNKVIEIGTSINVSPEFYSSESANLWTVDPPEAESSNARE; encoded by the coding sequence ATGCCATTAATGACATTCGAACAAGCTATTGCAAGTTGTGAAGAACGAAAAAATGTTTTGCTTGGAAATGGATTTAGTATGGCTTATTCGGCTGATATGTTTTCATATTCAAGTCTTTATGAGAAAGCAGATATAGATCAAAGATATGAGGAGATTGCAGCTATATTTAATGAATTAGATTGTCGAGATTTTGAGACCGTTATGAATTCTTTAAACTCCGCTGCATTTGTTGGCGCTATTTATGATTGTAATGAGTTAGTTGTTGGCAAGATGAATGAAAGTATTCAAAATTTAAAAGATCTACTTATTTCATCAATAGCAAATACTCATCCAACAGCATGTCACTATATTAATGAAAATAAGTATAAAAACACGAGAAAATTTTTATTAAACTTTTCAAGCTATTTTACTACTAATTATGACTTGTTGTTGTATTGGTCTCTTCAAAATCACGAAGACGGAATTAGATTGGATAGAACAGATGGTTTCTTACGACCAAATGAAACTTTATCTTGGGAAAAAGGAAATAATCAAAATTCATATTATTTGCATGGAGCAATGCATCTATATAAGGACAAAGCGAGCCCTGATATAGAGAAACTGGCGTATACAGAAATAGGGAATCCGCTTACTGAACAGGTTCGTTCTAAAATAGACAATGGAGCATTCCCCATTTTTATTTCGGAAGGTAGGTCTCTTGCAAAACTCAGAAAAATTGAAGAAAATAAATATCTTTTGCATTGTCTTGAGAAGTTTAGAGAAATACAAGGTACGCTTTTTATTCACGGACATTCATTTAGTACGAATGATGATCATATTTGGGATAGTATTTCTAATAATAATAGGATCGAGAGGTTATTTGTTAGCATTTATGGAGATGAAAATTCTCAAGATAATATAGCAATTAAAAATAAAGTGATAGAGATTGGGACTAGCATAAATGTATCTCCAGAATTTTATTCTTCCGAGTCCGCAAATCTTTGGACTGTAGATCCTCCAGAAGCTGAATCAAGTAATGCAAGAGAATGA
- the hslV gene encoding ATP-dependent protease subunit HslV, with protein sequence MELRGTTILAVKDDKGSAMAGDGQVTLGQAIVMKHSAIKVRTLYNDKVLAGFAGATADAFTLFERFEKKLEAHAGNLVRSAVELATDWRKDKYLRKLEAMILVADADHILIISGNGDVIEPDDGLAAIGSGGPYALSAARALSRHTDLSAVEIAEKAMEVASEICVYTNDHFVIKTLEK encoded by the coding sequence ATGGAACTCAGAGGAACGACCATTCTGGCCGTTAAAGATGATAAAGGTTCAGCCATGGCCGGTGACGGTCAGGTAACTTTGGGCCAGGCCATTGTGATGAAGCATTCCGCAATTAAAGTCAGAACCCTGTATAATGATAAAGTTCTTGCTGGCTTCGCAGGCGCAACTGCTGATGCTTTCACCCTGTTTGAAAGATTTGAGAAAAAACTTGAAGCTCACGCGGGTAATCTTGTCCGCAGTGCTGTAGAGCTTGCTACTGACTGGCGTAAAGATAAATATCTCCGCAAACTGGAAGCCATGATTCTCGTTGCTGACGCGGACCACATTCTTATTATCAGTGGTAACGGAGATGTCATCGAACCGGACGACGGCCTTGCTGCTATCGGTTCAGGCGGTCCATACGCTCTTTCCGCAGCACGGGCATTATCCCGCCACACAGATCTTTCAGCCGTTGAAATTGCAGAAAAAGCAATGGAAGTTGCAAGCGAAATTTGTGTTTATACCAATGATCACTTTGTTATCAAAACCCTCGAAAAATAA
- the hslU gene encoding ATP-dependent protease ATPase subunit HslU codes for MSNLTPREIVSELDKFIIGQADAKRMVAIAMRNRWRRQQLPAELRDEVSPKNIIMMGPTGVGKTEIARRLAKLSGCPFFKVEATKFTEVGYVGRDVESMVRDLMEIGITLVRKEELQKVKVKAEKNAEECLLDILLPSSKPQNSSMGFFNSSNEAIPLTEENPSEDKSSTRDKFRKMWRDGKLDDREVEIEVTVQGGTGVEIMSVPGMEDMGMQVNDMIGKMFPNKKKTRKVNIREAYELLIQEESDKLIDMDNVTEIARERVEQTGILFLDEIDKIAGRHETGGSTDVSREGVQRDLLPIVEGCVVNTKYGMVKTDHILFISAGAFHFSKPSDLIPELQGRFPLRVELSALGKDEFYRILTEPQNALTVQYKALLETEQVTIDYSKEALEEVAATAQKINEDTENIGARRLYTIMEKILAELSFEAPDRSGDTILIDKDYVKDKLKDVIEDRDLSRYIL; via the coding sequence ATGAGCAATCTTACACCTAGAGAAATCGTATCAGAGCTGGACAAATTCATCATCGGTCAAGCAGACGCAAAGCGCATGGTCGCCATTGCAATGCGTAACCGTTGGCGCAGACAGCAGCTTCCCGCAGAACTGCGTGATGAAGTTTCCCCTAAAAATATTATCATGATGGGCCCTACCGGAGTAGGTAAAACCGAAATTGCACGCAGACTGGCAAAGCTTTCCGGTTGTCCCTTCTTTAAGGTGGAAGCCACAAAATTTACTGAAGTTGGATATGTAGGCCGTGACGTTGAATCAATGGTCCGTGACCTCATGGAAATCGGCATAACTCTTGTCCGCAAAGAAGAACTTCAAAAAGTTAAAGTCAAAGCTGAAAAGAATGCTGAAGAATGCCTTTTAGACATCCTTCTCCCTTCATCCAAACCTCAGAATTCCAGCATGGGTTTCTTCAACAGTTCCAACGAAGCAATCCCTCTGACCGAAGAAAATCCTTCTGAGGATAAAAGCTCCACCCGTGACAAATTCCGCAAAATGTGGCGTGACGGCAAACTTGATGATCGCGAAGTTGAAATAGAAGTTACCGTTCAAGGCGGAACCGGCGTTGAAATCATGTCCGTGCCCGGCATGGAAGACATGGGAATGCAGGTCAACGACATGATCGGCAAAATGTTTCCCAACAAGAAAAAAACACGCAAAGTCAATATTCGCGAAGCATACGAACTCCTTATTCAGGAAGAATCAGACAAACTTATCGACATGGATAATGTTACCGAAATTGCCCGTGAACGTGTCGAGCAAACAGGTATCCTCTTTCTTGATGAAATCGATAAAATTGCAGGACGCCACGAAACAGGCGGTTCCACTGACGTTTCCCGTGAAGGCGTTCAGCGCGACCTGCTTCCAATCGTTGAAGGATGCGTGGTTAACACCAAGTACGGCATGGTTAAAACGGATCACATCCTTTTCATCTCAGCCGGAGCATTCCATTTCTCCAAGCCTTCCGATCTGATTCCGGAACTGCAAGGCCGTTTCCCTTTACGGGTAGAACTTTCTGCCCTCGGGAAAGATGAATTTTATAGAATTCTCACTGAACCTCAAAATGCGCTGACAGTTCAGTATAAAGCTTTGCTTGAAACAGAACAGGTCACCATTGATTACAGCAAGGAGGCACTTGAAGAAGTCGCCGCTACAGCTCAGAAAATCAATGAAGATACCGAAAACATCGGTGCCAGAAGGCTTTACACCATTATGGAAAAGATCCTCGCAGAGCTATCATTTGAGGCTCCGGACAGATCCGGCGACACCATATTGATAGATAAAGACTACGTTAAAGATAAACTGAAAGATGTAATTGAAGACAGAGATCTCTCCCGTTACATTTTGTAG
- a CDS encoding tetratricopeptide repeat protein, with amino-acid sequence MNQMSTVDDKKFTLPKIRGTFSARIIQEIGTGSTKRKVVQSFLYYGEENDNKEIILRPLNDSHVPSGPEQIISKDELLESFTPELELYTNSVFPAMKELSKTLAKADRQQQLGNIFTAEMEYNKALNIDENNIRANFGIGLCYLERNEEAKAVDIFNRLISLDAAFGKEHKHLFNDFGISLRKNKMFSEAIEFYSRALNFSSDDENLFFNIARSFCELGKIKESREYLDKCLAINPDFTPGKKLSAFLNKK; translated from the coding sequence ATGAACCAGATGAGTACAGTGGACGATAAAAAATTCACCTTGCCAAAAATTCGCGGGACTTTTTCCGCAAGAATTATACAAGAAATCGGCACGGGTTCTACAAAACGAAAAGTCGTCCAGTCGTTCCTCTATTATGGTGAAGAAAACGATAACAAAGAGATCATCCTTCGTCCGCTTAACGACAGCCACGTCCCTTCCGGGCCTGAACAAATTATAAGTAAAGATGAGCTCCTAGAGTCTTTTACTCCTGAATTAGAACTTTATACCAATTCAGTTTTTCCGGCCATGAAAGAGCTCAGCAAAACACTTGCCAAAGCTGACCGTCAGCAGCAGCTCGGCAATATTTTCACAGCTGAAATGGAATATAATAAAGCCCTTAATATTGACGAAAATAATATCCGGGCCAATTTCGGAATTGGCTTATGCTACCTTGAACGCAATGAGGAAGCAAAAGCAGTGGATATTTTTAATCGGCTTATATCTCTAGATGCTGCTTTTGGAAAAGAACATAAGCATCTCTTTAATGATTTCGGAATTTCTCTCAGAAAAAACAAAATGTTCAGTGAAGCTATAGAGTTTTACTCCAGAGCTTTAAACTTCAGTTCTGATGACGAGAACCTTTTTTTCAATATTGCCCGTTCCTTCTGCGAACTCGGTAAGATAAAAGAATCACGTGAATATCTGGATAAATGCCTTGCCATCAACCCTGATTTTACCCCGGGCAAAAAGCTAAGTGCATTCTTAAATAAAAAGTAG
- a CDS encoding flagellar hook protein FlgE has product MGFSAMYTGASGIKAHSMLLQQAGSNLANVNTTAYKSGNTFLENLQSQTATGTISGVVAGGSSNTAGQIGMGVRVSSTRINFAEGSFERSSSSTDLAIGGQGFFRVAEQDSGLSHYTRAGNFHFDKNGLLVDPHTNALQGYAIDSDGNIGTTSVNVALPMKEEKNASGQTILVVKSDPKATSDVSMKTNLDSGAIDNSQNPAAPFFSLLNDWDGTKEMPLAADKFAYHSAIQIFDKSGNKMDMTVYYDKVTPSESGPSDKEYWEYIVTVPPGSDGRTSTAATSSAGLLMTGTLTFAGDGTLLNQTAYSLSSNAAGSPKDLNNWTLTNFNTDGEPTLSTALKGATGEASVQQISIDLGVKSASGSWNTPGASAAEVGSNASGLPTMENGNIDALSTTNYYGSSSTISQSQDGFGEGYLQNVSVNSEGILSGKFSNGLSTDLYKINLYNFKSEYGLRREGSNYFGATDASGAAIEGVAQKKGLGSILGSNLETSNVDLAREFGSMILTQRGYQANSKVITTQDQLINTTLGVKK; this is encoded by the coding sequence ATGGGTTTCAGCGCAATGTACACAGGAGCTTCCGGGATCAAGGCTCACAGCATGCTGCTCCAGCAGGCGGGTAGTAACCTTGCTAACGTAAACACTACTGCCTACAAAAGCGGTAATACTTTTCTTGAAAACCTTCAAAGTCAGACAGCTACCGGGACAATCTCAGGTGTTGTTGCGGGCGGCAGCTCCAATACAGCCGGACAGATCGGTATGGGTGTCCGCGTTTCTTCAACCCGAATAAATTTTGCGGAAGGATCTTTTGAAAGATCTTCCTCCAGCACTGACCTTGCAATCGGTGGACAGGGATTTTTCAGAGTTGCGGAACAAGACAGCGGACTCAGCCATTATACTCGTGCAGGTAATTTTCACTTTGATAAAAACGGACTTCTTGTAGATCCACACACCAATGCGCTTCAAGGGTATGCAATAGACAGCGACGGCAATATCGGAACAACCTCCGTAAACGTAGCTTTACCTATGAAGGAAGAAAAAAATGCTTCCGGCCAGACAATCTTGGTCGTAAAATCCGACCCTAAAGCCACTTCCGATGTTTCAATGAAAACTAACCTGGACTCAGGCGCCATCGATAACAGCCAAAACCCCGCTGCGCCCTTCTTTTCGTTACTTAACGACTGGGACGGAACAAAAGAAATGCCTCTGGCAGCCGATAAATTTGCCTACCACTCTGCAATTCAAATATTCGACAAGAGCGGTAATAAAATGGATATGACGGTATACTATGACAAAGTAACGCCTTCTGAAAGTGGCCCGTCTGATAAAGAATACTGGGAATATATTGTTACAGTTCCTCCGGGAAGTGACGGTAGAACTTCCACAGCAGCAACATCCTCTGCCGGCCTTCTCATGACCGGAACACTCACATTTGCCGGAGACGGAACTCTGCTGAATCAAACAGCATACAGTCTAAGCAGTAACGCTGCAGGAAGCCCGAAAGACTTAAATAACTGGACTCTGACAAACTTTAATACAGACGGGGAACCTACTTTATCTACAGCTCTTAAAGGAGCCACGGGTGAAGCAAGTGTTCAGCAGATCTCAATAGATTTAGGAGTTAAGTCAGCTTCAGGTTCATGGAATACTCCCGGAGCTTCTGCTGCTGAAGTAGGAAGCAACGCTTCTGGTCTGCCAACAATGGAAAACGGCAATATTGATGCTCTCAGCACCACGAACTACTATGGTTCATCCTCTACTATCAGCCAGTCACAGGATGGTTTCGGTGAAGGATATCTGCAAAATGTGTCTGTAAATTCTGAAGGAATCTTATCTGGTAAGTTCTCAAACGGGCTTAGCACAGACCTGTATAAGATCAATTTATACAATTTTAAGAGCGAATACGGACTGAGGCGTGAAGGTTCAAACTATTTCGGCGCAACCGATGCCTCAGGAGCCGCAATTGAAGGCGTCGCGCAAAAGAAGGGTCTGGGTTCAATTCTCGGTAGTAATCTCGAAACTTCAAACGTTGACCTTGCCAGAGAATTCGGGTCCATGATTCTTACGCAACGAGGTTATCAGGCGAACTCTAAAGTTATCACGACTCAAGATCAGCTAATAAACACCACATTAGGTGTTAAGAAATAA
- a CDS encoding ferritin family protein — MVAFFTASEVVELAMRIEQKGQAFYLLAADEAEDPAAKEFFDFFAEEESRHELFFRGMRDRLGHIEIPPGSDFEEYTQYVMALIDSHDVFNFDYTTAFKSGDFSFEDAIRIAMRFEKDTILLYNELKKMVPESEQQFVEECIDEERGHLLLLAAKLK; from the coding sequence ATGGTAGCTTTTTTTACTGCCAGTGAAGTTGTTGAACTGGCTATGCGCATTGAGCAGAAAGGACAGGCGTTTTATCTGCTTGCGGCTGATGAAGCTGAAGATCCTGCAGCAAAAGAGTTTTTTGATTTTTTTGCTGAGGAAGAATCCAGACATGAGCTGTTTTTCAGAGGGATGCGAGATAGGTTAGGACACATTGAAATTCCTCCTGGAAGCGACTTTGAAGAATATACTCAGTATGTAATGGCTTTGATTGACTCGCATGATGTCTTCAATTTTGATTATACTACTGCGTTTAAATCTGGTGATTTTAGTTTTGAAGATGCGATAAGAATTGCTATGCGCTTTGAAAAGGATACCATTCTGCTTTATAATGAGCTTAAAAAAATGGTTCCTGAGTCGGAGCAGCAGTTTGTTGAGGAATGTATTGATGAAGAACGCGGTCATCTGCTTCTCTTGGCAGCGAAACTTAAATGA
- a CDS encoding pyridoxal phosphate-dependent aminotransferase — protein sequence MTEDTNNDSTLQLFVEQSLDKLDQIETELIKLEKTSSPAGSSVAQIYAITLSLKESAALLELSNISLIASKIGSVLDRIFKNEIPFTAELLNIIIDIFDKLNELVSNATLSSDYDVRFITIPLEEAVKTAIATASGSTTATKTPITPASKKEPKIEADEIETSYVAPPSHAKSTHISAGDFRKKFGIKKEIDLSTHANPLGVSKAVSNTIVSMANNCCAFDNDMSDNLKFGLAKRHDISEDQIIVANGAVEILDLTLRLSVTPGIDHVLSYEFGLPEYSRVAALCGIELLRLPRSRNFSPPLDQLVNTANENTAAIIITNPDMPSGYGLPAEELATMATLLPKRTLLIIDERAVEFAWPEDDYSMLQFLDKIPNLVILRSFSWSFGMQGVRLGYALMNAKRAQHLEDSRLPQPISPLNLGAGIAALNHNEFYYSTIALIIRGRERIQNGLKELGCSVYLSQSNFVMFSGPIPAKSLHDKMLDHGFKLKLLDEFGLNDLLTVSIGNNSRNRMFLAAMQNILSE from the coding sequence ATGACTGAGGACACTAACAATGACTCTACACTGCAACTTTTCGTTGAACAATCTCTAGACAAACTTGATCAGATTGAAACGGAACTTATCAAACTGGAAAAAACAAGCTCTCCCGCAGGCTCCTCTGTTGCACAGATTTACGCCATAACTCTCTCTTTAAAAGAAAGTGCAGCACTGCTTGAACTTAGCAATATAAGCCTCATTGCAAGTAAGATCGGATCTGTTCTTGACCGTATTTTCAAAAACGAAATTCCCTTCACTGCTGAATTACTTAACATCATTATTGATATATTCGACAAACTTAATGAACTGGTCAGCAATGCAACGCTTAGTTCCGACTATGACGTCCGATTCATAACAATTCCGTTGGAAGAAGCTGTTAAAACTGCAATCGCTACAGCATCAGGATCAACAACAGCAACAAAAACACCCATTACACCTGCCTCCAAAAAAGAACCTAAGATTGAAGCGGATGAAATAGAAACATCCTACGTAGCTCCACCGAGTCACGCTAAATCAACACACATTTCAGCCGGTGATTTCAGAAAAAAATTCGGTATAAAAAAAGAAATTGATCTTTCAACCCATGCCAACCCGCTAGGTGTATCAAAGGCTGTTTCAAATACAATCGTGAGTATGGCTAATAATTGCTGCGCTTTTGATAATGATATGTCTGACAACCTTAAATTCGGACTGGCAAAACGACATGATATTTCCGAGGATCAAATCATTGTCGCGAACGGAGCCGTTGAAATCCTCGACCTGACACTTCGTCTATCGGTCACTCCGGGCATTGATCATGTGCTCAGCTATGAGTTCGGTCTACCTGAATATAGCAGAGTAGCAGCCCTTTGCGGAATAGAACTGCTTCGCCTGCCGAGATCCCGCAACTTTTCACCACCGCTTGACCAGCTCGTTAATACTGCAAACGAAAACACTGCCGCAATAATCATAACAAATCCCGATATGCCTTCCGGCTACGGACTTCCGGCAGAAGAACTGGCAACCATGGCCACCCTTCTTCCTAAACGGACGCTGCTTATAATCGACGAAAGGGCCGTTGAATTTGCTTGGCCTGAAGACGACTATTCCATGTTGCAATTCCTCGATAAAATACCAAATCTTGTTATTCTACGTAGCTTTTCATGGTCCTTCGGCATGCAGGGAGTAAGGCTCGGTTACGCATTGATGAATGCAAAACGTGCCCAGCACCTTGAAGATTCGAGACTTCCGCAACCTATAAGTCCACTGAACCTTGGAGCTGGCATTGCAGCTCTCAACCATAATGAATTTTACTATTCAACCATAGCTTTGATAATAAGAGGCAGAGAACGCATACAAAACGGATTGAAAGAACTGGGATGTTCTGTCTACCTTAGCCAAAGCAACTTTGTAATGTTCAGCGGACCTATTCCGGCAAAATCACTACATGACAAAATGCTGGATCATGGTTTCAAACTCAAGCTTCTAGATGAATTCGGTCTTAATGATCTTCTAACTGTTTCAATAGGTAACAACTCCCGTAATCGTATGTTCCTTGCAGCAATGCAAAACATTCTATCTGAATAA
- a CDS encoding lipoprotein — protein MNRTILIIGILTLLSGCSAHAPTMQEVKSYCRSFSTESSCDMQGNLCEQYSEVLLKPYSSAAECRKGCESVQMQSASQMGLQNCLPIFDAVGGKCNEYCNGNYE, from the coding sequence ATGAACAGAACAATTCTTATTATAGGAATCCTAACCCTACTGTCCGGATGTTCAGCCCATGCTCCCACAATGCAGGAAGTAAAGTCATACTGTCGCTCCTTCTCTACTGAATCGAGCTGCGACATGCAGGGAAATCTTTGCGAGCAGTACTCAGAAGTGCTTCTGAAGCCTTACTCTTCCGCAGCAGAATGCAGAAAAGGTTGTGAGAGTGTTCAGATGCAGTCTGCAAGCCAGATGGGACTGCAAAACTGTCTCCCGATATTTGATGCAGTCGGTGGCAAATGCAATGAATACTGTAACGGAAATTATGAATAG